The genomic DNA TCAGCAGGTGACAGAATACGTGTCACGCTTTACAGATGTTGAACACAATTACCTTGCAGGACAAATTCCGGTCGTCCCTCTCGAACCGAAAAATCGAGACCGAACAATTTTCCTGCGAGAACCGGGACTCACACAGTCACGTTCAACACTCGCTGCTGCGGCTCCTTCAATTGTGTTGCAGCCGACCAGTGATGTGGGACATTATGACTTGTATGAGCAAGGTTCACGCGTTTCACTGCGGGGGTTCAGTGTGAATCCTGCTTCCGCTGAAAGCGATTTGACGCGACTGACCGACTCTGAGTTGGACGAACGCTTCGGAGAAGAAAAATACGAAGTCGCCAGAAATATCGAAGAACTTAAAGACAACATTAACGCGGCAGATATCGGCCAAGAAGTGTTTCCGATGTTGCTGATGCTGGTCGTTGTGATCTTCATCGGAGAGCACATCGTTGCTAACCGATTCTATTCCAACCAAGATCAAACCGCCGATCTCTAGAGTAGCTTTCGCGTTTACCATGTCCGTGAAAAACGATTTCTCTGTGAAACGCCAAATTCCACGAGAGAGTTTGCGGGCTTGATTCGCGAAAATGCTTTGATCGAGGAAAAATCATCGACTGCACACAACTGAACGCTACTTTCGTTTCGTTGGATAGGCAGGTGCAAGTGGGTTTTGGAATTGACCTATTTCTTGCAGCCGGTTTGCCGCTTCGTTGAGATGTTCTTCATCTGAATTTGTACGGACTATTCGATATTTTTTTTCTGCGATGGCGTTTAAGAATTCAGTGATTCTGGAGTTCATGTCGTTCAGAAACTGCGTGAGATCAGCTGGAGCAAGGTCGGTACGATTAAGTGTCGTTGTTTCAGCGGTCCGTGTTCGCACCAGTCGTGCAAGTGTGTGGCCTTGTGTGCGAAACAATGCTCCATCTTTAAAGGCTCGCAGCAATAGATTGTGCGAATCGTAGTGGAAGCAGGGATCTGGGCCAAAATAAAGGGATAACCGATTGTCTTTGCGAATCCCCAGCACAATGGGTGAGTCTTCGTCTGTGAGTTTCAACTCCCACTTTTTTGTTGCGGAGCGGAATTCTTCGTAAAGATCCTCTCGATCTGATTCGGTACGCGCCATAGACTTTGAGCATTCGAAAAAAATGGTTTGAAAATAATTAACAGGTGTGAGATTTCATACGTTTTACTGGTTTGTCCAGCCTTGCGATGTTATTCTCAAGACACATCAAGTCCAGTTCATGCGAACGTTGATTCATTCAAAATCCAATCAGAATTACGTTTGCAAGTTCAGCTGAAAGGATTTAGAGGCTGTTCCAGAAGTTTGGGTTTTGTTTCTTAAGTAGTGAGGCAGTCCTGATCACAGTTCTTACGTAAAGGTGTTCAATGTCTTCGACCGCGTTATCGCCGGATCTTCCAGTCTCGTCGGGAGAGATTCAAGCCATTGACATTGGACGCGTCGAAGAAATCGAGCGAAAACACGCCCTGCTGGTTGAGTATCTCCGTCTCAATAACTTTGATGCACTTCTGATTCAGCACCCCGCCAACTATGCCTGGTTGACTGCTGGAGGAACCAACATTCGTGAAGCTGGTGGTGAACCGATCGCTGCGATTCTGGTAACCGCAGAAGCCCGCGTGGTTTTGTGTAACAATGTCGATTCAGGACAAATTTTCGATCTCGATCTAATGGGTTTAGGCTTCTTGCTGAAAGAGCGACCATGGACAGAAGACAGGTTTGTTTTGCTGAATGATGTCTGTCGAGGACGTCGGACCGCTTGTGATATCGAGTTTCCGGAGACCATCAACGTCTCGAAAAATTTACAGCCGTTCCGAATGCACTTGGCTGAGGAAGAATTAAAGCGGCTTCGCGAATTGGGAATGGAAGTCTCTCATTCACTCGAAGCAACGGGGCGGAATTTCTTTCCGGGAGCAAGCGAAGCAGAGATTGCAGGGCATCTGGCGCATCGGTTAATGAAAAACAAAATTCAACCGGTGCGGATTCAGGTGATGGCAGACGGGCAAGGCTGGCGTTATCGCCACTGGGGATATGGCGAAGATCGCGTTGAGCGTCACTGTGTCATTTCCGTGATTGGTCGCAGGCATGGTCTTCATGTTGGTGCAAGTCGGACTGTTTGCTTGGGAACGCCTTCGGCTGAACTGGAAAAAGTTCACGAAATCGCCACGCTTGTTCAATCGACTGGCATCTACTTCTCGCGTCCCGGATGGGAGTTCGACGAAACCTGGCGACGTGTTGCAAGAATTTACGAAAAGTTCGGCGTTCCAGACGAGTGGAGATCAGCGGAGCAGGCTCAACTCATGGGCTATCAATCCAACGAACGAAATCTCGTGCCAGGCTTCGGACTGAAACTTGAACAGGGAAACATCGTGCATTGGCACCCTTCCGTCCGTTCGTCAAAAGTTGGCGACAGTTTCCTGATTACTGAGACAGGCATCGAAAACCTCACGCCGGTTGAAAACTGGCCTGTAATCAGCGTGAGCGTGAAAGGTTCAAAAGTGGATCGCCCGGGAATTCTGATTCGCAAAGATTCCACTCAATAACGATTTTCTCTCAGAAAACCAGAGCGTTTTATGAGGTCATGACCGTGAACTTTACGGACACGATAACGGGTGAAGACTCACTGTCGGTTACTTTTTCGCGATGAGATCGACAATCTGGTCGACCTGTTCAAGGCCGACTTTCAGTAAGAATCGCGAACTTCTTCCATAACTCTTCGAACCGAGAATGAAGAAATTCGGTTCTGGATTGATGAGCGTGCTCGCTCCCGGTGAGGCCTGAGTCAGGCAATCTGCTGAGCTTTCTCCCATTAAGGCGGCTGCAAGTTTCATCGGTCCGTGTGAAGCGTAACACTCATGAATTTGCAGTTCCTCATAAATCGATCTCTCTGGATGAAACCCAACATTTGCCAGAATGCGATCAACGAGAATGGTTCGAGTTGTGTTCTCCCTTGTCATAACCAAAGTCACCTTCAGCTGATTCGATTCTGGCTCAGCAAGAATTGAATCGACAACGGCCCCGCCGATCCAATTGACATCCGATGATTGGCTCGCAAGTTGATTGGCCCGTTGTGTGAGTTGCTTACGTTCAGGGAGGGCGTCTTCCGGGATCGGGGTGAGTGGTGCATCACCGGTTTTTCTGGTCACCCAGTAGAGAGTTGTTGATGGTGCTTCTTGCCGCAGAGACGCCAGCGAAACGATGTTGGTCGCTGCTGAGTACCCGCTTCCAACGACGAGTGTTGCGAGCCCCGAATAGTTTTGGCGATCTTTATTGAGGAGATCAGGAAGGTCATAGCGAATTCGATCAGCGAACTTTCTCTCCCCCAGGCAGGGAATGCCGCCACGTCCGAGCCAATTGTGGTTTCCGAAAGTTCCTGTGCAATCGAGGACGAAATCGGCTGTGACATATTTTTCGATTCCCTCCGATTCGAGCAAAAGACGAAACGGCGAGTCGGCGCGCTGCTCCGAGCCGATATGGTCCCCCTTGAGTTGCATGTCGCGTGAAATGTGGCGAACGGTTGTTTGAGTCTCCAGAACTTCGGCAATTTCCGGAATCTCGGAGAGCGGTTTCAAGTATTCGTTGATGTACTCATCGCTGAGTAAAAGAGCCTCTTCATCCGGAAGAGTTCGTCCACTTTCTCTCAGCTTCCTTGCTCCTCGTGGAGAGTGATTGAGTTGAAATGGGCTGAAAAGTCGTACATGTCCCCACTTTTGAAGGTTCTCCCCAACGTTTCCTCGCTCGTAGATGGTGACGTTCCATCCCCGCTCAAGGCAGGCCAAAGCAGCTTCAATCCCGATGGGGCCAGCCCCTAAAATCGTAATTTGTGAGTGTTTCATAAAGAATTTGCGGATTTGAGAAAGTCTGATTTGCTCATTTTCGAGCATTGTTAAAAAACAATATATGCATTCAGTCTGCTGTCGAAGAGTCTTTCCCTGACAAAAGACATTCTTCACTGCAAGAGAAACGCGAAAGTGTACTGATATGAATCGAGTCAAATCTGTGAAGAAAATTACGAATTGAAGGGCTGGGAATCGCTATAGATCCATCTTCATAAAGCATGGTAAACTCTGAGTCTCAGTGAGAATATTTCCAATGACTGTCATGCCCGTAAAGCTCACTTTCGTGACTTCATAGGTTGCTCACCACGAGACTGAACGTATAGACCACTCTTTGATGATCTCAGTTCAGGTAATCAGTTCAGACTCGAGTTTGTATTCGTCAATTCATCAATATGAAAATTTCCCCAGGATGGGATCATGGCATCGAAGGAGTATAAGATGCAATTCACGACCCGAATCTTAGGGGCGTTCTTATTGTGCGCCCTGTTGGCAACTGGATGTAGCCAGGAAAAGAAGGCTTCTTCACAGGGCGAAATTGTTGAGGAGTGGGGAACTCAGCCACCGAATGAAAACGTCGTTCGTTCTGCCGAATCTGCAAGTCAGTCTCGATTGAAGTTGAAGCTGAAGCCGGGAGATCGTTTCCCACTTCGGAAAGTTGTGGAGCAGGAACTGAATCAGGATTCGCTGAGTGGATCGGCAAATCGAATTCACACTCGGCTTGAGTTGTTGTTTGCGATTTCGGTTGTCGACAAGGTCGACGATCGAACAAAACTCCAGGTGCGGTATGACCAGGTGAAGTATTCACATCGGATTGGAGAAGAACTTCTAGAGTTTGATTCGACTCGGCCGGTAGCGAATCTTCCAGTTTCGGTGAAAGCCTATCAAGCGATGGTTGGGGACGGCTTCAGCTTCTGGATAGGTAAAGAGAATCAAATTGTTTCGGTCGACGGCTTCACTGAATTTCTTAATCGATGTTTGCAGAATGTCCCTGAAAATGAACGAAGCAATGTCGTTCTGGGGATCGAAGCGGGCTCGGGTGAATCTGGCATCGCCAATTTCATTGACAATTCGATTGGGCTTTTACCTTATGGAGGAGTTCACAAACCGGGTGATTCCTGGGAGCGTCCGAGTCATATCGGTCGTCCCGTTCCGATGCACGTGAACACTCAATACACACTCAAGCAACTCGATCCTCATTTGGCGACGATTGAGATTCGGGGGCAAATTACACCATCGACGACGATGACCGCCCGAGACGCGCAAACAGGGGTCAGAGTGACTGTTCGAGGAGGAGAGACTCAGGGTTCATGTACGATCTTCCGTGAAACAGGTTTGCCGCAACGAAGTCACGTCGAGCAAAATATTGACATGACAGTCATGATGTCCGGGGCGCTTCAGTTCAATCAGCGTAAGAAGGTGACTACCACAATCGAAGCGTTCCCAGCGGGAGCCACATCTACTCCAGCGAGAATTCAACTCGGTCATCACAGCGAAGACTTTTCAAGTTCACAAAATATCCGGCGTGTCAGTGGGCCATAGCGAGTCTCTCTGTTTTCTAAACTCATTTCGTGAGACATCTTTCGTCGCCAATAAGACTCTAAAGACATGCGACAGTTCTTTGTGATTTCTGGTCTTCTGGTAGGCATCCTCGTGATGGGGACTGTTGGGATTTATTCGCTGACTGGTGAAGACGTCTCTTGGTTGGAGTCAGCTTACCTGGCGGTCATCACACTTACGACAGTTGGTTCACGAGACGTTCCGCATTCCCCACAGGGGATGATTTTTATCATGGTCTATTTGATCAGCGGGATTAGCGTTTTCACTTATTGTGTTTTTCAAATGGGCCAGTTAATCGTCAATGCTGACTTTCGAGAGATGTGGGAGAAGCGTCGCATGGATCGTGAAT from Thalassoglobus polymorphus includes the following:
- a CDS encoding M24 family metallopeptidase, which gives rise to MSSTALSPDLPVSSGEIQAIDIGRVEEIERKHALLVEYLRLNNFDALLIQHPANYAWLTAGGTNIREAGGEPIAAILVTAEARVVLCNNVDSGQIFDLDLMGLGFLLKERPWTEDRFVLLNDVCRGRRTACDIEFPETINVSKNLQPFRMHLAEEELKRLRELGMEVSHSLEATGRNFFPGASEAEIAGHLAHRLMKNKIQPVRIQVMADGQGWRYRHWGYGEDRVERHCVISVIGRRHGLHVGASRTVCLGTPSAELEKVHEIATLVQSTGIYFSRPGWEFDETWRRVARIYEKFGVPDEWRSAEQAQLMGYQSNERNLVPGFGLKLEQGNIVHWHPSVRSSKVGDSFLITETGIENLTPVENWPVISVSVKGSKVDRPGILIRKDSTQ
- a CDS encoding NAD(P)/FAD-dependent oxidoreductase, encoding MKHSQITILGAGPIGIEAALACLERGWNVTIYERGNVGENLQKWGHVRLFSPFQLNHSPRGARKLRESGRTLPDEEALLLSDEYINEYLKPLSEIPEIAEVLETQTTVRHISRDMQLKGDHIGSEQRADSPFRLLLESEGIEKYVTADFVLDCTGTFGNHNWLGRGGIPCLGERKFADRIRYDLPDLLNKDRQNYSGLATLVVGSGYSAATNIVSLASLRQEAPSTTLYWVTRKTGDAPLTPIPEDALPERKQLTQRANQLASQSSDVNWIGGAVVDSILAEPESNQLKVTLVMTRENTTRTILVDRILANVGFHPERSIYEELQIHECYASHGPMKLAAALMGESSADCLTQASPGASTLINPEPNFFILGSKSYGRSSRFLLKVGLEQVDQIVDLIAKK
- a CDS encoding DUF6263 family protein translates to MQFTTRILGAFLLCALLATGCSQEKKASSQGEIVEEWGTQPPNENVVRSAESASQSRLKLKLKPGDRFPLRKVVEQELNQDSLSGSANRIHTRLELLFAISVVDKVDDRTKLQVRYDQVKYSHRIGEELLEFDSTRPVANLPVSVKAYQAMVGDGFSFWIGKENQIVSVDGFTEFLNRCLQNVPENERSNVVLGIEAGSGESGIANFIDNSIGLLPYGGVHKPGDSWERPSHIGRPVPMHVNTQYTLKQLDPHLATIEIRGQITPSTTMTARDAQTGVRVTVRGGETQGSCTIFRETGLPQRSHVEQNIDMTVMMSGALQFNQRKKVTTTIEAFPAGATSTPARIQLGHHSEDFSSSQNIRRVSGP